The genomic region CTGAGCTACTGGGCCAACTACTAAGTAAGTTTTAACTAACACTTACTGGTTAATTATATAATTAATTTGTTTAGTTGTCAACTGTTTAATACATTTTATTATATAAATTTTCCAAATCACCTTTATTAAATTTATATTCGCGCTTACAATAATCACAAATTATAGATTCATCCTTACCTTCATCTATTATATTTCTAAGTTCAAGCTTTCCTAAACTTATCAAAGCTCTCTCAACCCTATCAATCGAACAATCACATTTATAATCTATAGCATATTCATCTAAAATTTTAAGCCCCATATCATCAAACATAAAATTCAAAATATCATAAATCGTTTCTCCATTTTGAACACGATTTAACGCATTTCCTAAATCATCAAATCTATACGCTATTACATCAGCGAGCATATCCTCAGCTCCAGGTAACATCTGAACCATCAATCCCAATGAATTTTTAACACGTCCATTCATCTCCAAGTCTATATCAACAGAAATTGCTGTAGGTGTCTGTTCAGATAAAGTATAATAATACGCCAAATCATTACAAACATCAGATCTATACAAAGGAACTTTGCTTATATATGGGTTTTTAAGCCCTAAATCTTTTGTAATCACTAAAGATCCACTTCCAATTAAATCACTTATTTTTAAACTTTCACAAAAAGCATCAGAATTTGAAATATATCCCTTAAGTGTTCCATCTCCTCGTGTGACCGCTGTCATATTCTTCAAAGGTCCATTTCCATCAAATTTAATTGTGATGGTATCATTTAATGCTTTATTTGTTGATGAAATCATAGCAGATGATAACATTAATTTTCCAAATGCTATCATAGTAAGTTCATTTAAATTATGTATTTTCTTCACTGTATTTAATAAATCTGTAGAAGTAATCGCAATTATTCTTACAGTTCCATTCTTAGCAACAGCCTTAATAATTTTATCTTCCATAAAAATACCTCATGATAATATTAATCATTTTCTATTCTACAATGTATCAAAAATATTTCAATAAATACAATAAAAAAACACCTGTATATAAACAGATGTTTAATAAATTAATGCAAATCCATTTGAATCAGCTGCCATTTGTCTTTCAACCATGGCTCTTGTCTCTGGTTCTAACTTTTTAAGATCTTCTTCTGTAACCTTTTTAAATATAAGCACAGTTCCTTCACCTTTTTCTATTATTTCATGATTTCCATCTGCACTATATTTAAGTTTAGTTCCTTCCGCTAAAGTAATAATTTCACCATCTTTATAAACACTCTCTTCAGTTGTATTATTATTACCCATATTAACTTGCGGTTTCCTATTTCCTGTTTCTCTCTCAGGTTTAGTTGTATTTGAATCCCCAACAGCACTATTATTATTATTATTTTGATTACCACAAGCTGTGAATGATGTTGATAACCCTACAAATACTGCTAATGACAACAAAATATTTTTAATTAATTTACTCATATGTATTCTCCTCACGTTTTTAAAAAAATAGAACCATCCAAACTAAGAGTTAGATGATTCTATGTTTTGAGTTTTTATATAAATTTATTCATTAATTTTAAGTTGGAGCAGTATTTGCTTATTATTTCTTACAACCAAAACAGTCATAGTATCTTGTACACTTTTCTTAAGCTCATTTATTTGTTCAATAGAAGTTATCTTTGTCCCATTAAACTCAACGATAACATCTCCAGGCATTATTCCAATTTTATCTGATAAGGATCCTCTTTCAACTTCAACAACAAATACTCCAGATGAAACTCCAAATTTAACTGATGCTTGATCAGTTATATTAACACCAGAAAGCCCAAGAGTTATAACTGGTGTGCTTAATTCTTCGAGTTTAAGTTTTGCAATATTTATTGGAATTGCAAATCCAATCCCTTCAACACCTTCAACTGCAATTTTTGCACTATTAATGCCTACTACCTCTCCTTTTAAATTAAGTAGTGGACCTCCACTATTTCCAGGATTAATTGCTGCATCTGTCTGAATAAACGTTGAAATCCCATTACTTGTTTCAACTTTTCGTGATAATCCACTTACAATACCAACAGTTGCACTTCCACTAAATGTCAAATTAAGTGGGCTTCCTATAGCAATTACCCATTCACCAACTCTTGTATTATCTGAAGATCCAAGTTGAAGAACTGTTGAACTTTCAAATCCTGGTGTCGTAACCTCTAAGAGAGCAATGTCATTAACCTTATCTGTATTTATTACTTTTGCAGTAACTTTTTGACCATCATGAAGTATTATATTAACATTTGATGCATTAAGAACAACATGTTGATTTGTTAAAATCTTAGTAGGAGTTATAAAAAATCCACTTCCTATACCGTTAACCTGATTAATTCCATTATAAGAATTTACAATAGAATTAATACTTACTGTAACAACTCCTGGACTAACTGCATCTATAACATCTGCGATACTACCATAACTAGGTATCATTCTTTCTTCTAAACTTGATGTATTAGATAAAAGTTCAGTATTATTCGAAACTTGAAGTTTACTATATACGCTTGTACTAAAAATAAACGTACCAAATAATACAACAAATGCCACTATTAAAGACATAAATGATCTAAAATTTCTCTTTTTCAAATTCCGTACACCCCTTTTTCTCAAAAGTTAAAAAATTCTCATAATTATTAAGTATTAACTAAAACTAATAAAAAAATCTATCTATTTAAAATAATTTTTAACTATTGTTTTAATGAGATGATTAAACAAACTACATACTACTTTTTAATATTTCTCTAACATCATCACGAACTAATTCAACATATTCGCCTATTTTATCATTTATTGGGAATGTATTCTCTACCAAAATTTCCAAACTATCTTCTGTAATGCCACATTCTTTTAAAGATGTTTGTACTCCAATGCTTTTAAAAAATTCTTTAAACTTATTTGCAACCATATGACAAAATTCAATATCTGTTAATTCATCTTGATCAAGATTAAATAATTTTTTGCCTAATTTAATAATTTTATCTGGCTTTTTAGTTGCTACATACTTCATCCAATTTGGAGTAATTATAGCAAGTCCAACTCCGTGAGGAATATCAAATATCCCACTAATAGAATGTTCAATCTCATGAGTTGCCCAATCTCCACCCGCAACAGATAAAGTTCCATTCAATCCAACAAATGAAGTATACATCATAGCTTCTCTCAATTTATAATCATCTAAATTGTCTAAAAGCTTAGGTGCTATCTCCATCATATATGAAATAGATGATTCACAAAATCTATCAACAAGTTCTGCATTTTCTTCAGCATTAAAATATTGTTCTAACAAATGAGATATAGTATCAACGATACCATTTATTGTTTGATTACGTGGAACACTAATTGTATATGTTGGGTCTAATATTGAAAAAACTGGAAAAGTAAATGGCCTATGAGCAAATCCTACTTTTTGATTATTCTCATCATTTGTTATAACGCTGTTAGGATTCATTTCTGTACCCGTGGCAGACAAAGTTAAAATAGATCCCAAAGGTATTCTATCTACAGGAAACTCTTTTTTTATTATTAAATTCCATACATCTGTATCACTTTTTGCTCCAATAGAAATAGCTTTGGATGCATCAATTACACTTCCACCTCCAACAGCCAAAATAAATTCAACATTTTTATCTCTGCATATTTTAATACCATTTCTTACGCTAGAAAGTTTTGGATTAGGTTCAATCCCACTTAACTCATGTATTTCACAATCTAACTTTTCTAATATAGCTCTAACCTCATCATATAAACCATTTTTCTTTATACTTAAAGAGCCATAAGTCAATAATACCTTAGTTCCTTTCTTGATTTCATCATTTAGAAATCCTATCTTCCCACGTCCAAAATAAACTTTAGTTGGATTATGAAATGTAAAATTCATTTAATCACCTCTTTTTAATACTCATAAGTAAATTATAACCTATAGTAAAGCAAAAAAACAGATTGAATAAATCAATCTGTTTTTTTATAATATGTAATTACTTATTCCACTCTAAAATGGATTTCTTATTATCCTTATTTTCTTCATTTTTCGAAGTCAATTCGATGTTGAAAGGAACAAATACATATATACCTTTTTCAATTTCTTGTAGCTCGGCATTTAAAACATAACTTGCCCCACATAAAAAATCCAACATCCTATATGATATTTTATTATCTAATGAAGTTGTATTAATTAAAACAATTTTTCTTTCTTTTAAATCTTCACAAATACCTAAAACATCACTATAAACGACAGGCTTAATAATCTTCATTTTTGTGTCACTATAAAATCCATCATTCCCCCCTTTATTTACTATAGATTTAAAATTAGTAACCTTTCCGTAGTCATTATTTATATCGCCCTTAACATCTACATCTTCATCAGAATCGTCATCAAATTCAAACTCGCCATCTTTAAGTCCAAAGAAACCCCAAACCTTATCAGCAGCATTCTTTAATCCCATAAATACTCCTCCTTAATTACAAAACTAACTATACAAAACTAAAAATTACTATAAGTTCTTAATTTATTGTTATCCAATCATGTGAAATATATTTTAAATTAAACAATAACATTTTTTTAAGGTATTTTCTGTGATTCCTGTAGTATTATGGAAATACTTGATTTTTAACTTAACATAAACTTTTAATCACATTTTTAAAATGTTTAGGAAGACTCGACTTAAATTCAATATATTTATTTGACGTAGGATGAATAAAACCAATGAGCCTAGCATGAAGCAACTGACCATTTCTATAAATATTTTCATTCTTAATTCCATAAATAGGATCTCCAACCAAAGGAAAACCCAAATGACTCATATGAAGTCGAATTTGATGAGTCCTGCCAGTGTGCAATTTACATTTAACAAGAGTGCATCGTCTATATCTTCTCAAAACTTTATACTCAGTTATTGCCTCTTTTCCTTTTTGTACTACAGCCATCTTAATCCTATTTTGGGGATTTCTACCAATATTTGTTTTAATCAGACCTTCTGATTTTTTTATAACACCGTGAACAAGTGCCACATATTCACGTCTAATTGAATGAATCTTAAACTGCTCGCTCAAAAATTTATGCGATAAATCATTTTTTGCTACAACTAAAAGTCCTGAAGTATCTTTATCAATTCTATGTATTATTCCTGGTCGCTCAACTCCATTTATAGAAGACAAATCTTTACAATAATACATAAGAGCATTAACTAATGTATCTTTATAAATATTTTGTGCAGGATGGACAATCATTCCTTGTTCTTTATTAACAATAATAACATCACTATCTTCATAAACAATATCAAGAAATATATCTTGTGCTAATATATCAAGACGCTTAATATCAAAATCTAAAATTGAAACTACATCACCAATTTTCACTTTATATCCAGACTTAATGACCTTTTTATTAACAAGTATCTTTTCATCGCTAATAAGTCTCTGAATAAAACTTCTAGTATAAGATTCACCTAAATAATCTAAAATAAATTTATCAATTCTTTCATTTAAATTATTTTCATTATCAATAATAATTTCTTTCATACATATCTTCCTAATTTTTATATAAACAAAAAGCACCTAATGAAATAATCACTTAGGTGCCAACTAAATAAAATCAACTCTCACTTATAAAAAATTTCTTAATATTCTCAAGATCGGAATCAACATCTTGCGATGTTTTAAGTCTTGACGATACATTTTCATGTTCAAAAGAATTATCATCAAGATTTGTTTGTACAGTAACATCATTTTCATTAGATATTATTTCTGTATTATCTTGCTCTATTTCTTTATCCTTAAAAGCTATCCCATCATCTTCAGAATTTGCTTTATCCCTAACATTATTCAAATTATAATTCTTAATAAAATCTTTCTCCAAATCTTCAAAAGTATCCATTTGAACAGTAATAAAGTTTCTAAACTTCGCTCTAAATTTTACAAATTCTTGCTTAAGCCTATCATATTCTTGAGTTATAGAAACAACATCTGTATGAGCTTTATCCAAAATTTTCTTAGCAGAATCATTTGCATGCTTAATAACCATATCAGCTTCTTTTTGAGAAGAAACTTTCGCCTGCTCAGCAGCATTTTGTGCTAATAATAAAGTATTTTGAATAGTTGACTCAATTTTTGAATAATGCTCAATTTTTTCATTCATAGCATTAATCTTCTCTTTAAGAAGAGAATTCTCCTTAAAAAGCTCCTCATAATCTTCAACAATCTGATCTAGAAACTCATCTACTTCTTCAGGGTCATACCCCCTAAGCATTTTTCTGAATTCTTTATTTGTAATATCAACCGGAGTTATCTTCACACTCTTCACCTCAAATAATAAATTTAAATAAACTTGTCTACAATTATCTTATTTTTATTTTTAGATGTACTTCCTAAACTCTCTTTAAATTTAAATTTACCAAATCCAGCTATAACGATTATATCATTTTCACAAACTTTCCTATCTGGATTTGATTCAAAAATTCCATTTATCTTAACTTTACCTTCTTTTACAATAGCCTTTGCTTTATCCCTAGAAAGATTTATCAAAGACGATACTATATTATCAATACGAAGTGACGATACAATTTTATATAGAATTTCGAATCTTTTCTGAGGTAACCTATTAAATAACTCGACTGTAACATTAACTGGAGAATATCTAACTTTTGTTAAATTTTGAACTATATAATTCACAAAATCACTAACTACTGGCGTATAAACACAATTACCTTCTATAACTAAATCACCTATTTTTTCTCTAGAAAATCCTAATGACATAATGCTTCCTAAAAAATCCCTATGTGATAATTTGCTAAATTTATCATTGTAAGATATCTTTACCACCTTCGCAGCATTATCAAAAATCGAAACGTCAATACTTGCTAACGAAAAAGCAATTAAACATCTCTCAGCATCATCAGAAAAACCATAACCCGAAACATTAAGCTCTTTGCTAGATAAAAAATTTTTAAGAGTGTTGCAAACATTAATTGTATAAAATTCATTTGTAACAATCGTTCTTCCACTTTTCAGTGCCGATACATACAACGAAAACAGCTTGTCTGCATCTTCAATAGAATTACCACAACTTTTTATAAAATCATTCTTAGATAACAATTTTTACTTCGCCCAACTAAACAAACTACTCTTAGTTTGTATTTCTTTTTTAAGCTCATTAGTAACTTCAACATTTGAAGGAGCCAATATGTAAATTGATTTTTCAACCTCTTGAAATTCAGCATCAAGAGCATAGCTTGCCCCACATAAGAAGTCAACTGTTCGTTGAGCAACCTTAGGTTCTAAAATTGTTGCATTAACGATAACTATTTTTCTATTTTTTAAGTCATCACAAATGCCTAACACTTCTTCATAAGCAACAGGTTTTATGATAGTCATTCTAGCCAAACTATTTCCTGTGTGTAAGTTAACAACCTTACCATTCAAATTTTGTGATTCCATTGTATTATTTTGTTTATTCATTGAAAAAATCTCATCATCATTATTTTGTTTAATTTCCTTTTCTAAGGAATCCTCATATTCATCTTTCAAACCAAAAAAGCCCCATACCTTTTCAGCTGCATTTTTTAATGCCATACTATCTCTTACCTTCCCCCATAAATTTTCACATTGTTTAGTTAAAATATTCTATAAAAGTTCATAAAATCCTTCTTAAAAATATAGAAAATTTTTATATTATTGAAGCGAAACAACAGGATGACTTTTAGTTCTAACATCAATATATCCTGTCATTTTATTATATCCTTCATTAGAATTAATAGTATTTATAGCAATATTTAATTTTTGTCTAAGATCTGAATTATTTCCTATCTTAATTATTATATTTTTATATCCTATAACAACGTTATAAATATCTGTTAAATCAATATAATCAAATTTTATATTCGTTTTATTTAGCTTAAGTAAACTGCTCATGTTTTTAATCCAATCTAATTCTCTACTACCATCTTCAAACAATTGATCTCCAATATTTAAGTTTCCTGAAAATTCAATTCCCTTTATTTCTAAAATTTCAAAATCTTCTTTATAATCCAACACATCAACTAGCACTGAATTTGAATCAAATATGTAAAATGAACCATTAAAATAAACATAATAATCTATAACTTTTTCCTCAAGAATAATGTTTAATTTATTTGGAAACTTTTTCTTGTATGTAACACTCTCAACATATTTATTTTGCCTTAAAGTTGTAAGATTCTGCTCTATAGAATGAAATAGAAGATTTTTATTATATAACATATTTAGTTCTTGCTTTACATACTCCGGAGATAAAAGCTTATTTCCACTAACATCTATATACTTTATATTAAACAACGGTGAATTAATTAAAACTAATAAAAATATCACAAATATTAAAAATAATAAGATAATTCTTCTAATTAAAAATATTCTTCGTCTTCTTATCAATCTATTCTTATTTATTATTTTCTTATCCATATAATATAAGTTTACCTCGTATCGCTACCATTTGACCCTATTTCTAGATACATTTAAAAGAATTCCAACGGCTGTCATATTAAACAACAATGATGACCCTCCATAACTTATAAATGGAAGTGGAACTCCAGTAACAGGCATAGTACCAGTAACAACAGCTAAATTTATAATTGCCTGTATTGCAATAACAGATGTTATTCCCATTGCAAGTAATGTTCCAAAATTATCTTTACATTTTATAGCAATAACAATTCCTCTCCATATCAAAATTGCAAATAAAAATATAATTATTAACCCTCCTAAAAATCCTGTTTCTTCTGCTATAACTGAAAATATAAAATCATTATGTGGTTCAGGCAAATAATAAGCCTTTTGTCTAGACATTCCAAATCCTAAACCTAAAAATCCTCCAGAACCTAATGCTAATAATGACTGAATCAATTGATATCCATCTCCCCTAGGATCTGCCCATGGATCCATAAAACTCATAAGTCTCTTCAATCTATAAGGAGCTGCAAGTATAAGAGTCATACCAGCTGCAAGACCAATACCACCTAACGTAAAAAGATGCTTCTTTTTAGCCCCCGATACTGTTATAAGAATAAATGCAACAAACATTATAACAGATGTTATGCTGAGATTCTTTTCGGCAAGAACAAGTCCTGCAAAAATTCCGGCTACCATAAGTGTTGGAAACACTCCTGACCAAAATTTCTTTATTTCATCCCCTTTCTTATCCAAACTCCTCGCAAGATATATAACTACAACATACTTTGCCATTTCAGATGGTTGAAGCGACAAAGGTCCTAACTGTATCCATCTTTGAGCTCCATTTATTGGAGGAAATAAGAAAACCAACAATAAAAGTATTATTGTTATTATCATCAACGTTACAACAAGTCTTGGATTTCTAAATTTATGGTAATCCCACCTTATAAAGAAAACTATAGATACAGCACCCGCAAATACAAATATCAATTGTCTTTTTAAATAATACATACTATCTTGAAGTTCATTGGCAGCCCTATAAGAACTTGCACTATATATCATTATCGCCCCAATAGCAACAAGAAGTATTACGGTATAAAATAAAATGTAATCAATCTCACCATCTGCCTTGTTTAATTTAAAAAGTCTAGATATTCTAGTACTTTTAGGATTCAATTCATTTTCGTTATTTTCCATACAAGCGTCATTCCTTTCACAGCATTAAAAAAGACAAAATGCATGCTATTAATGTAATTGTACCGAACACATAAACAATTTTGTTTTCGCTCCAACCCAAATGTTCAAAATGGTGATGTATAGGTGCCATCTTAAACACTCTCTTCTTCGTTAACTTGTATACTAAAACTTGAATGATAACGGATAATGTTTCAATAACATAAATAATTCCTACAAAAATCATTATAACTTCAATTTTAAATATAAATGCGATTGCTGCAATCGCTCCACCCAGAGCAAGAGATCCTGTATCACCCATAAAAACCTTGGCAGGATTGACATTAAATATTAAAAATGCCATTAATGCTCCAACAAGTATGAATGCAAAAATGCTTAAATCAATTTTCCCAATCATAAATCCAACTACAAACAAAAACAACAATACAATTATTGATACAACTGTAGCTAGTCCATCTAATCCATCTGTTAAATTAACAGCATTAGTTACACCAGTAAAATAAACAAACAAAAACGGTAAATAAAAAAATGATAAATTTATAGTACTATTTAAAAATGGAATATATATCATCCTAAAGTCTTGATAATCTTTAGTGGTAAAATATATAGCCAAACTTATAATAATCAATAATGCCATCTTTTGATATGCTCTTAAACCCAAATTATTTTTTCGTAAAATCTTTAGATAATCATCCAAAAATCCAACAAATCCAAAAGATAAAAATATACCTAAAGCTATAATAACTTCATTAGAAAATGTCCCAACATAAATTATTGAATATAAGATCGTAACTATTGTTGTAGCAACTATAAAAATTAAACCACCTATTGTTGGTGTTCCTTGTTTTTTTAAATGGGATTGTGGTCCCTCTTCTCTTATACTTTGTCCATATTTCATACGATGTAAAATTGGAATTAAAATTTTGCCTAATATGTACGCTAAAACAAATGAACAAATCAAAGGAAGAACTAATAATACTAATATTTCCATAAATACGCCTAAACTTATACAGCCATATAAGTTTAGTCCCTCCCTTTCATTTCTTAAAATATATTTTTTATACTCTCAACAACTCGCTCGAGTTTAGCTGATCGAGAAGCTTTAACAAGCACAGTTTCATTCCCATTTAAGATGCTCTTTATATTTTTTTCAAACTCTTCTACATCCTCAAATAAAAAGCAATTTTCTTTGCTATTAAAATTAATACAATACTCATTTCTATATTTCCCAATGGCTATCAGTTTATCTGATCTACCATTAACATACTCAGAAATTTCTCTGTAATATTTATCTGCAAACTCTCCGATCTCTGCCATATCACCTAAAATACATACTTTTTCATTTTGGTATAAAGAAAGTATATCTAATGCACTCTTAATAGAAGTTGGACTCGCATTATAACAATCATTTATAATCGTAATATCTTTATATTTAATTATCTCCTGCCTCATACTAGCTGGAGTTAATGAATCAAATTTATTTCTAACAACATCCATGGGAATATTAAAGATTTCACATAATTTAAACGCGATAAGAGAATTTAGTACATTATGTTTACCATTGATTGGCAATGCAACTGTTTCATTCTTTCCATTATATAAAACATCGAATTTAATCTTATTTAATGATATTTCCTCATTACTCGCATACATATCACATTCTTCAGAAAATCCGATCCTACTAACTATAAAATCTGACGACTGAACTGTCTTTAATAAATCATCCTCATTATTTACAATTAAAATATCATCTTGATCAAAATAATTTACTATCTCCATTTTAGCTTTGAATATATTTTCCTTCGTTTTCAAAAACTCTATATGACTTACTCCAATGTTTGTTATAACCCCAATATGTGGCCTTAAAATACTCACTAAATGATCAATCTCACCCATCTTGTTCATTCCAACTTCAAATACACCAATTTCAGCATCATCATCGATATTAACAAGGGACATAGGCATACCCAAATGATTATTAAGATTTCCAAAACTTTTATAAACTTTATAATTTGAAGATAAAAAATCATAAATCAAATCTTTTGTAGTCGTCTTACCCACTGATCCTGTTACAGCTATCAAATCTATATCTAATTTTGACCTTACATAAATAGCAAGATTATTAAGTGCCTCAAGTGTATTGTCAACTAATATAATGGAAACATCATAAGGATCAAATTCTTTATCAACAAAATAATTTCTATCAATAATACAGAGCTTAACTCCTTTCTTTATTGCATCAAAAATATACTTATTACCA from Candidatus Arthromitus sp. SFB-mouse-Japan harbors:
- a CDS encoding cell division protein FtsQ/DivIB; this encodes MDKKIINKNRLIRRRRIFLIRRIILLFLIFVIFLLVLINSPLFNIKYIDVSGNKLLSPEYVKQELNMLYNKNLLFHSIEQNLTTLRQNKYVESVTYKKKFPNKLNIILEEKVIDYYVYFNGSFYIFDSNSVLVDVLDYKEDFEILEIKGIEFSGNLNIGDQLFEDGSRELDWIKNMSSLLKLNKTNIKFDYIDLTDIYNVVIGYKNIIIKIGNNSDLRQKLNIAINTINSNEGYNKMTGYIDVRTKSHPVVSLQ
- a CDS encoding iron-containing alcohol dehydrogenase, with translation MNFTFHNPTKVYFGRGKIGFLNDEIKKGTKVLLTYGSLSIKKNGLYDEVRAILEKLDCEIHELSGIEPNPKLSSVRNGIKICRDKNVEFILAVGGGSVIDASKAISIGAKSDTDVWNLIIKKEFPVDRIPLGSILTLSATGTEMNPNSVITNDENNQKVGFAHRPFTFPVFSILDPTYTISVPRNQTINGIVDTISHLLEQYFNAEENAELVDRFCESSISYMMEIAPKLLDNLDDYKLREAMMYTSFVGLNGTLSVAGGDWATHEIEHSISGIFDIPHGVGLAIITPNWMKYVATKKPDKIIKLGKKLFNLDQDELTDIEFCHMVANKFKEFFKSIGVQTSLKECGITEDSLEILVENTFPINDKIGEYVELVRDDVREILKSSM
- a CDS encoding S1C family serine protease — encoded protein: MKKRNFRSFMSLIVAFVVLFGTFIFSTSVYSKLQVSNNTELLSNTSSLEERMIPSYGSIADVIDAVSPGVVTVSINSIVNSYNGINQVNGIGSGFFITPTKILTNQHVVLNASNVNIILHDGQKVTAKVINTDKVNDIALLEVTTPGFESSTVLQLGSSDNTRVGEWVIAIGSPLNLTFSGSATVGIVSGLSRKVETSNGISTFIQTDAAINPGNSGGPLLNLKGEVVGINSAKIAVEGVEGIGFAIPINIAKLKLEELSTPVITLGLSGVNITDQASVKFGVSSGVFVVEVERGSLSDKIGIMPGDVIVEFNGTKITSIEQINELKKSVQDTMTVLVVRNNKQILLQLKINE
- the mraY gene encoding phospho-N-acetylmuramoyl-pentapeptide-transferase; this encodes MEILVLLVLPLICSFVLAYILGKILIPILHRMKYGQSIREEGPQSHLKKQGTPTIGGLIFIVATTIVTILYSIIYVGTFSNEVIIALGIFLSFGFVGFLDDYLKILRKNNLGLRAYQKMALLIIISLAIYFTTKDYQDFRMIYIPFLNSTINLSFFYLPFLFVYFTGVTNAVNLTDGLDGLATVVSIIVLLFLFVVGFMIGKIDLSIFAFILVGALMAFLIFNVNPAKVFMGDTGSLALGGAIAAIAFIFKIEVIMIFVGIIYVIETLSVIIQVLVYKLTKKRVFKMAPIHHHFEHLGWSENKIVYVFGTITLIACILSFLML
- a CDS encoding DivIVA domain-containing protein — translated: MKITPVDITNKEFRKMLRGYDPEEVDEFLDQIVEDYEELFKENSLLKEKINAMNEKIEHYSKIESTIQNTLLLAQNAAEQAKVSSQKEADMVIKHANDSAKKILDKAHTDVVSITQEYDRLKQEFVKFRAKFRNFITVQMDTFEDLEKDFIKNYNLNNVRDKANSEDDGIAFKDKEIEQDNTEIISNENDVTVQTNLDDNSFEHENVSSRLKTSQDVDSDLENIKKFFISES
- a CDS encoding cell division protein SepF, which translates into the protein MGLKNAADKVWGFFGLKDGEFEFDDDSDEDVDVKGDINNDYGKVTNFKSIVNKGGNDGFYSDTKMKIIKPVVYSDVLGICEDLKERKIVLINTTSLDNKISYRMLDFLCGASYVLNAELQEIEKGIYVFVPFNIELTSKNEENKDNKKSILEWNK
- a CDS encoding cell division protein SepF, producing the protein MALKNAAEKVWGFFGLKDEYEDSLEKEIKQNNDDEIFSMNKQNNTMESQNLNGKVVNLHTGNSLARMTIIKPVAYEEVLGICDDLKNRKIVIVNATILEPKVAQRTVDFLCGASYALDAEFQEVEKSIYILAPSNVEVTNELKKEIQTKSSLFSWAK
- a CDS encoding RluA family pseudouridine synthase, translated to MKEIIIDNENNLNERIDKFILDYLGESYTRSFIQRLISDEKILVNKKVIKSGYKVKIGDVVSILDFDIKRLDILAQDIFLDIVYEDSDVIIVNKEQGMIVHPAQNIYKDTLVNALMYYCKDLSSINGVERPGIIHRIDKDTSGLLVVAKNDLSHKFLSEQFKIHSIRREYVALVHGVIKKSEGLIKTNIGRNPQNRIKMAVVQKGKEAITEYKVLRRYRRCTLVKCKLHTGRTHQIRLHMSHLGFPLVGDPIYGIKNENIYRNGQLLHARLIGFIHPTSNKYIEFKSSLPKHFKNVIKSLC
- the hslO gene encoding Hsp33 family molecular chaperone HslO, coding for MEDKIIKAVAKNGTVRIIAITSTDLLNTVKKIHNLNELTMIAFGKLMLSSAMISSTNKALNDTITIKFDGNGPLKNMTAVTRGDGTLKGYISNSDAFCESLKISDLIGSGSLVITKDLGLKNPYISKVPLYRSDVCNDLAYYYTLSEQTPTAISVDIDLEMNGRVKNSLGLMVQMLPGAEDMLADVIAYRFDDLGNALNRVQNGETIYDILNFMFDDMGLKILDEYAIDYKCDCSIDRVERALISLGKLELRNIIDEGKDESIICDYCKREYKFNKGDLENLYNKMY
- the spoVE gene encoding stage V sporulation protein E, whose product is MENNENELNPKSTRISRLFKLNKADGEIDYILFYTVILLVAIGAIMIYSASSYRAANELQDSMYYLKRQLIFVFAGAVSIVFFIRWDYHKFRNPRLVVTLMIITIILLLLVFLFPPINGAQRWIQLGPLSLQPSEMAKYVVVIYLARSLDKKGDEIKKFWSGVFPTLMVAGIFAGLVLAEKNLSITSVIMFVAFILITVSGAKKKHLFTLGGIGLAAGMTLILAAPYRLKRLMSFMDPWADPRGDGYQLIQSLLALGSGGFLGLGFGMSRQKAYYLPEPHNDFIFSVIAEETGFLGGLIIIFLFAILIWRGIVIAIKCKDNFGTLLAMGITSVIAIQAIINLAVVTGTMPVTGVPLPFISYGGSSLLFNMTAVGILLNVSRNRVKW
- a CDS encoding YlmH/Sll1252 family protein; its protein translation is MLSKNDFIKSCGNSIEDADKLFSLYVSALKSGRTIVTNEFYTINVCNTLKNFLSSKELNVSGYGFSDDAERCLIAFSLASIDVSIFDNAAKVVKISYNDKFSKLSHRDFLGSIMSLGFSREKIGDLVIEGNCVYTPVVSDFVNYIVQNLTKVRYSPVNVTVELFNRLPQKRFEILYKIVSSLRIDNIVSSLINLSRDKAKAIVKEGKVKINGIFESNPDRKVCENDIIVIAGFGKFKFKESLGSTSKNKNKIIVDKFI